A stretch of DNA from Bacteroidota bacterium:
ATTGCATACCAGGACGGCAAGAAAGGATTTGTATATGTCAAGCGTTTTTCGGTGAAGAACATCATGCGCGACAAAGATTATGATGCCACACAGGGCAAGCCGGGCTCGCGGATTATGTACCTCACAGCCAACCCGAACGGAGAGGCCGAAATGGTCAAGGTATTCCTCCGGCCGCGGCCAAAGCTCAAAAAGCTGTCATTTGAGTTCGATTTCAGCCAGCTGTCTATCAAAGGCCGCAGCTCCATCGGTAATATTCTCAGCAGGAAGCCTGTGCGGAGGATAGAGAAACGGGAAGAGGGCGTGTCGACACTGGGCGCACTCGATATCTGGTACGATGACACCGTGAGGCGGCTCAACAGAGACCAGCGTGGCTTATACCTCGGAGCATTCCTTGGTGATGACAGAATCGTGACCGTCATGCAGTCGGGGGAGTATAAATTCACCACCTATGATCTGTCAACCCATTTTGATGAGGATATGTTACTGATCAGAAAGTATGATCCGAATGACATCATAACGGCGGTTTACATCGAAGGGGAGAGCCAGCAGCCTTATATCAAGCGTTTCCAGGTGGAGCCATCGAATAAAAAAGTGAATTTCATAGGTGAAGATAGCCAGGCGAAGCTGATGAAGGTCACCTTCGACCCGGCACCTCAGCTCACGATTGTTTTTGAGGAAAATCCACGGCGAAAGGTTAACACGGAGGTCGTCAGCCTGGCTGAATTCATTACAGTGAAAGGTTACAAAGCCAAAGGGAAAAGGCTGACCGTATATCCATATAAAGAATTGAATTTACTCGAACCAGTGACGGAACAGCAAATAATTGTTGTTGAAGAAGTGGACATAAAAGATGAAGAGGCGGAAGAGATACCTGAAATCATGGAGGTCGCTGAAGCGGTGCTGGATGTGATAGAGGAGAATGATACTCACAAGAGCGAGATTGACGTAGGGCGGGAAATGAAGGATGAAGAATTAAAGATGAAAGATGAAGAAGTAGAAGTAGCAGAGGCGGATATGCCGGAGAGACAAATTGAGGCTGGTGATAAAGGAAGCAGGAAAAATGAGTCAAAGCGGGATGATGTTAACCTGCAAATGGAACTGGATTTTTAAGATTCTTAAGGCTGTATCAAAATGAAAAAAATGAAAAAACATCTTCTTCTTATCAGCAACTCCACCAATTTTGGTGAGGAGTATCTTGGCTGGCCAAGGCAATATATTAAGGATTTCCTTAAGGATACAGGCGTGAAGCGCATCCTGTTCATCCCCTATGCGGGTGTCAGCCTTTCGGTTGAGAGCCTGGATGCCTCCTTCGATGTTTATGAAAAGAGGGTACAGCAGGTATTCACAGAACTGGGCTATGAAATCTATTCCATCCACCATGAAAAGGATCCCGTGGCAGCGGTGAAACATGCCGAAGCCATTGCTGTGGGCGGCGGAAATACATTTCATCTGGTTTACATGATGCATACGAAGCATCTTATGGAGGTGATCAGGCAGCGGGTGCTTGAAGGCATGCATTACCTTGGCTGGAGTGCCGGCGCCAATGTAGCCTGCCCGGGCCTATACACCACCAATGACATGCCCATCGTTGAACCGGCAAGCTTCACATGCCTGAACCTGGTGCCGTTCCAGATCAACCCGCATTACCTGGATGCCAATCCCGAAGGACATGGCGGCGAAACAAGGGAACAGCGGATATTTGAATTCTGCACTGTCAACCTGAATATGAACGTTGTCGGGTTGCGTGAAGCTACATTATTGCAGGTTGAAGGGGAAAAGATCCGGCTTGCCGGAAAAAGATCGATGAGGGTGTTCAGGTTTCAAAAAGAACCGGCAGAATATAATCCCGGCGATAATATAGATTTTTTATTATCCGAATATTTTACTTAACTTTACGCATTAGCAAATTTCTTAAAATCATTAATAAGGAGGTTAAAATGAGCCCATTAATTGTAATTCTCATCATTATCGTAGTTTTCCTGTTTTTTTCGGGTGTCAGGATCGTAAGACCTACTCACAGGGGTTTAACAGAACGGCTGGGAAAATATAGCCGGTTTGCCAATCCGGGATTTCACTGGATAATACCCATCATCGAAAGGATGTTTCAGATCAACATAACAGAACAGATGGTCGACGCAGACCCACAGGAAATCATCACCAACGACAACCTGAATGCCCGGGTTGACGCTCAGGTTTATTTTAAGGTGAAGGAAGATGCTGACAGCGTGAAAAACTCCCAGTATAATGTCAACAGATACCAGTGGCAGATCGTTAACCTTGCCCGTACGACATTGAGGAATATCATCGGTACATTAACGCTAAAGTCAGCCAACAGTGAAAGAGGGAAAATAAATGCCGAATTGCACAAAACCCTCAGGGAAGAAACTCAAAGTTGGGGCATTGAAATTGTCCGCACAGAATTGAAGGAAATAGATCCGCCTAAAGATGTTCAGGAGACCATGAATAAGGTTGTAAAAGCTGAAAATGAAAAAATTGCCGCCATCGATTATGCCACGGCAAGGGAGACCGTTGCCGATGGGGAAAAACGTGCAAAGATTAAAGAGGCAGAAGGATATAAGCAGGCAAAAATATTGACTGCAGAAGGTGAAGCGGAAGCTATCAAGCTGGTCAATGAGGCAGCCGACAGATATTTTACCGGCAATGCACAGCTTCTGAGAAAGTTGGAGACACTTGAAACCTCATTGAAAACCAATGCCAAAATCGTTATCCCGACAGGATCGGAACTGATTAATATCATTGGCGATATGGCAGGTGTGGTGCCCTTGACACGGAAACAAAAGGACGAATAATTGTCGTGGTTTATTGCCGGAAGTGTTTGATAAGCGCCATTACAGAAACAAAGGACCACACGACTTCCAGAACAATGAACGGAGCAAATTTCAGCAGAATAGCAGCGACACAGGCAGATCCGGCACCGGTTAAGTTGAGTAAAATATATGGGAGACTATCCCGTGATATTTTGTCGGTGATGTTGAGAAAAAATGCAACAAGTAGAATGGTCACGCCCAAGGTGCCTGTCCAGTCGGTTAATGTCATATTTTAAACTATTTCAGTAAAACCATTTTCCAGGTTATTGACTGGTCACCAGCCTTTAACCTGTAATAATATATGCCATCCGGAAAGGTATCATTGATAAAATCCACCTCATAATCACCTGTCGTCGTTTTTAGGATAGAGCCTGTTTCACCCATAATCCAGCCGGTTTGAGCATAAGACCCTGACGTTAAAAAAAGTAAAAGCAAAATGCTGATGGTGTAACAGGTGTTTTTTATAGCTTTTTAATTAAGGATTGACTGAGTAAATGTAAAAATTTTTTCTCTAAATTTGACCCTTCATTTCAGTTGAATTCCAATTTATTTCACTATGGAAAATAAACTCCAGGAGCTTACTCAGAAGATCTATTCTGAAGGTATACAGAAAGCGGAGCAGGAAGCACAGGTTATCAGGGAAAAAGCCAGGACGGAAGCTGACGCCATCATAGAACAAGCCAGAAAAGAAGCCGCTGACATCATCAGGCAGGTTGAGAATCATGCAGGGGAAATCAGAAAGAACGTGAACGCTGAATTGAAATTGTCAGCCAGCCAGATCATCAGTGCCATTAAACAGAAGATAACCTCATTAATCACTCTCCGGATTATCGGTGAACCGGTAAAAGAGGTTTATAAAGATAAGGAATTCATCAGGAAAATCATCATCATGCTTATCCAGAACTGGTCCGCTTCATCAGGGAGTGAGGGTGTTCAAGTTCATATTCCTGCAAAAGATGATGCGGAACTTGGTCTTTTCCTCAGATCACAGCTGCAACAGTTACTTTCGGGTGGCATCGACATTTCTTTTGATGAAAATATGTCATCCGGCTTTAAAATCGGACCCAAAGACGGCAGTTACATAATCAGTTTTACAGATGAAGATTTTGCTGGTTTTCTGAAGACATACTTGCGTCCGCGAACCAACCAGCTTCTATATGGAGGGGATTAAAATGCTGCGGTATTACTATTGCCTTGTCGCAGGCCTGCCTGAAATCTTCACCGACCAGCAGAAGTTGCCTTTTACTTTATATGAATTTAAAAAGGAACTCAGCGAAGTGTTGCATCCTTCGGACTATAAGCTGGCACAACTCATCTTCCTGGCTTATGATAATGTTAACATGTTGAATATCCTCCTTAAAAAGGAAAAACCTTATCAGGATCTCGGTAATTACAGTTATGAGGAACTGGAAGAAGGAATAAGTGAGCCGGAACTCCTCCGTAGTTACCTTCAGGTGTTCATCGAAGAATTTAAAACAACAGGTAATACGGGTGATCACACCCTGGAAAACAGGCTGACATATCTCTATTTGGAAGAAGTAAGGAAGACAAAAAATATTTTCCTGAAGGACTGGTTCAATTTCACCGTCATGTTGAATAACATTCTTGCAGCTTACAATGCCCGGAAGCACCATTTTGACATCGATGAGCAGATTATCGGCGATGACGAAATCATTGAAACCATGAAAAGAAGCCAGGCCAGGGATTTTGGCATTATGGCCGACGTGCCATTCGTCGACAAGGTCATCGGTATCCTTGAGAACAAAAGTCTCATGGAACGCGAAAAAAACCTGGATATGATGAAGTGGAGTCTTCTTGATGAGCTCACTACATTCAACTACTTCACCATTGAGATTGTTCTGAATT
This window harbors:
- the pepE gene encoding dipeptidase PepE gives rise to the protein MKKHLLLISNSTNFGEEYLGWPRQYIKDFLKDTGVKRILFIPYAGVSLSVESLDASFDVYEKRVQQVFTELGYEIYSIHHEKDPVAAVKHAEAIAVGGGNTFHLVYMMHTKHLMEVIRQRVLEGMHYLGWSAGANVACPGLYTTNDMPIVEPASFTCLNLVPFQINPHYLDANPEGHGGETREQRIFEFCTVNLNMNVVGLREATLLQVEGEKIRLAGKRSMRVFRFQKEPAEYNPGDNIDFLLSEYFT
- a CDS encoding V-type ATP synthase subunit E; the protein is MENKLQELTQKIYSEGIQKAEQEAQVIREKARTEADAIIEQARKEAADIIRQVENHAGEIRKNVNAELKLSASQIISAIKQKITSLITLRIIGEPVKEVYKDKEFIRKIIIMLIQNWSASSGSEGVQVHIPAKDDAELGLFLRSQLQQLLSGGIDISFDENMSSGFKIGPKDGSYIISFTDEDFAGFLKTYLRPRTNQLLYGGD
- a CDS encoding T9SS type A sorting domain-containing protein, yielding MGETGSILKTTTGDYEVDFINDTFPDGIYYYRLKAGDQSITWKMVLLK
- a CDS encoding DUF2764 family protein — encoded protein: MEGIKMLRYYYCLVAGLPEIFTDQQKLPFTLYEFKKELSEVLHPSDYKLAQLIFLAYDNVNMLNILLKKEKPYQDLGNYSYEELEEGISEPELLRSYLQVFIEEFKTTGNTGDHTLENRLTYLYLEEVRKTKNIFLKDWFNFTVMLNNILAAYNARKHHFDIDEQIIGDDEIIETMKRSQARDFGIMADVPFVDKVIGILENKSLMEREKNLDMMKWSLLDELTTFNYFTIEIVLNYILKLTIIERWMKLDAETGNELFRKLNEKLTKGYEFQKEFQINERK
- a CDS encoding SPFH/Band 7/PHB domain protein yields the protein MSPLIVILIIIVVFLFFSGVRIVRPTHRGLTERLGKYSRFANPGFHWIIPIIERMFQINITEQMVDADPQEIITNDNLNARVDAQVYFKVKEDADSVKNSQYNVNRYQWQIVNLARTTLRNIIGTLTLKSANSERGKINAELHKTLREETQSWGIEIVRTELKEIDPPKDVQETMNKVVKAENEKIAAIDYATARETVADGEKRAKIKEAEGYKQAKILTAEGEAEAIKLVNEAADRYFTGNAQLLRKLETLETSLKTNAKIVIPTGSELINIIGDMAGVVPLTRKQKDE